TGTAGGCTCAGACTGTTTGAGTTTCATTCGAATTGTATTCCAGTCTCAACTTGGCCTTCGTTTTCGGTGTCGTAGTAAAGGAAGGGAGGAAAAACGTACGTTCTCGGAATCGCTGCGATTTTCAGTTCGGTGAGTTTTTCAAGCAACCTACCTTACCTTTTTTTTacgattgtttttttaatttcttttcttttctttttctaattcGTCCTCTTAACTGCtgacaaaaattactcaacttgATAAActtacttatatgtattttattaggtatattgtcatagtttttcaaaaaaaattttttcaattttttttttacttgtaggtagggtcacgggtggttagttgtcaataattgttagttgtcaaattgcgtttttaaaaggatacatgaacgctATCCACACaaaaccttcataataacttcatgctatacctactaatgttccaacatgcaaaattggcaatatacatagctttttatttggggatacagttttgaaaaaagtgattttacaggtgcgaagttacacatgttaaattggaacttttcgtttttaaacatcaaaaatttgtcaaaagtaaataaattatacatcaatttaaaggaaattttatcacggattcagtaatcacatgttcaattacaaaaaattttgaaatgaataaaattttttggtacaaagatgaaaaacgagaagttgttagttgtcaaaaaagggaatattgttagttgtcaatgagacagtttaccaaaatatgcatcaaagtggaaaaatattttcagaaaattatctattgcattattgaatcattttttttctgcctttcatttgtataaaacgaataaaaagttgaattgatcgatttacctatgcaaaaaaaaattcaaagaatgaccagtcaatttttaacttgtttatggatattttttcaagttctttggTTTATCTATAAGTTTAGTCCTTCTCACGtgttttctttctgaaaatttttgaaaattgaattgtaagttttttttatcaataatgaatgcgtgtttgacaacttacaacaggggtggttgttagttgtcacaaaaaagtatctcactaaatccaccattaagattaactattcatcacatgaaccaaaattcaattttaaaaaaagaaaacacgcgcaaagaatcaagctttcaaatgagcccaaaacggtgaagaaatattcataaatggcttcagaaacttcaaaaaacttttttttttgacaactaaccacccgtgaccctacatattttttttattttaaaaaatgtacagattttgaaatcagaatcagcgttttcaatattctaggtacttaggtataatTTAACATCATATCGtattcttttcaagtttttgagctTCATGCTCTTCTTTAAGTCtctcagttttggttttgggagcAAACTGTTTTCAGAGTTGAAATCAACGCTCTCAAGAAccttttttcaatacttacccatgctaaatttttcaacatttttggtcTTAAGTCTTTCTTTGGGGCTTCGCCAGACGTTTTGATTTAGGACTAAAATCAGTACCTCCTAAAATATATTATTATTTCGATATCCACATCacttttttctatattattttgaaatttttcgtactTCCACCCCCACTTTTCATAATATAAAATCTTTTTGACCTAAGACtatttttttacacgttttcTTGCAAAATAGCTACATTGATGAGAGTCCATGCCTCACGATTAGTTCAACTCGGAGTAAATCTGTTTGCGTTGACTCAAAGAAAATGGATGTgagattcaaaattcaattataaaattttgaaaagctcaaatatAAACTTTAAAGTGATAGGATCAAGTTTTCATTATGAATAAATTAGTTGATTCAACTCATACGATATATTCTGTTTCAGCTTTACAGCAGCGCCCAGTGTAGCTGAGAAATGGCTGGAAAAATAGGCACTATAATCGCTATAGTTCTCAGCATGGTAAGTTGAATAAGCATGCGTCtatattcgcaatttttttttattaatcttGATATAATTTTTATACTTCACTTGGGTAGGTAACCTTACATCTATTAATTTAACGTAGGAATAGGCCAAggatttactcaaaatttaattaatacatattttgaaaatatttctcaatcAATAGGTACTGGATATAAGCTTTATATTTCTCCTAATCTCAGAGTATGTAAACGAAGATAATATGGAGAATACATACAGAAAAACATCACAGAGTATAATTCTTATTTGTATAATCGCCCCAATTGAAGCAATTTATGGAGTTTTAAgggtgatacattttttttactgtcaAAATAtgtgtattcaaattttattattagaTATACGTATTAAGCCTATCTTGGTATTCGTTTGTGCAGGAGAAACCAACATGGATCAAAttacatttgatttttcgatGCTGTTTTTTGGGAATATGCATATTCATTTTGGTAACATTAGCAGTTACTGGTTCTACGGAATCAATAATCAAATTCGGAATTGCAGCTGGTAAGGATATgtgcttgaaaaatatgaatttttacaGATAGGACCACTACAATTAGAAGTCCAAAAACGAATTCTTGCAAGAGAGAGAAAAACACAAGTTTTCTTGGTCTAAAGTCAGAAAGTCACGTtcgtaattcaattttgttaaaatggaTTTAAAGAAAGAAGTAGCCAAGAAACTGTACTTTGGAGGTTTCGTTTGAATCTGAGATTCAATATTGGGTTACCTATGGCGGCTTTAGCCTTCGACATTGGAAGGTATTTTAACTGGCAGAAACATTTATAGAGCAGAagataggtagtgaaaaaatgaaaaaaaatccaaaaatatacctatcacCAGGTCAAATTTCAGGAGCTAAAATTTATTGTGCAAGTTTTGGCGAAGTTTTGAAAtagtatttttgcatttgataaaaaaaattaaaatttgatcaaacttgcttatcaagttgaaatttggtttatcagcaatttttgagCTCGCGATTAATTATTGTCTGGTTTCCACTGATTCTgaatctgaagcctccagtccAGCAGACTGAACTATGAAATCCAATGAGTCCAGTCGAGGTTTCcttaagaagaagaagaagaagaagaaggtggCATGCATGAATATTGAGGGTATCCTAattaaattttgtgattttcaggtaacatgtacatattttttgacattgaGCTGAGATTTtacaagaaaataaaatttgaaaagaaaccgAAGGAAGAAGCCGAGGAAGTAGTGTTAGCTGACCAAAGtggaccaaaatttcaaaattccgtaaacagtacatatgtatatacaactcaaaaaaaaaaaaaagcttgagGGTGTAGAGAAAAAACCTAagattcaattcaacttttaattttattcattttaagaCTAAAAATTCTAGTTCATTTTTattccaacttttttgatttcaattcaatattgttttgatttgaattcgatattcatctttattttgattttttgaaatttcaatttagtttcatttttattttacttaggTAATCAATTATTACCTACGTACTTtagtttgattcatttttatattacttagctgttatttattttaaatttaatttagttCATTGCAATTTTAATTCACTTTAATTTAAACttcattgttttttcaattttatctagtttcaatttattttttggtttcattcaattgaatttaatttcaatttggcTACTtacttcatttatttttatttttatccaattttattTCACCAAGGTATATACTTCAATTCAGTTGTTgattttcgatttgatttttatacttatttactGGAATCATTTTCCCGTCACCTAATTTTTCTTAcgcttgaattttttattttatttttcaaaaatttgtttcaaaaatttgttttgttgtctttattttgatttgattcatttttagtatTCCAAGATTGCTTTTATTTGGATTTTtacttgttttaaaaatttcaaaatgctgtcCGATAgtcaaaattaatgaaacttcGACAAactattcgaattttgatgccCTCCCTCCACATTGAGCGATAAATAAtgtcaacattttatcaaagaAAGATTCGATGTCCCTCAGTAGGAACATGAAATCGATTTCTTGCTGAATGACTTTACCAGTTCTTGAAAGGCACTATACCtatagcaaattttttttgaaaattcatgctATACTTAGTTGAAATGGTTACGAAGACGGTGTACCTGAGTTTACAGTCAATGACCTTCAATTTGACTATTTCTACAAaattgtttcttgaaatttcaaaatccagaAGCCCagctgggtaattctcagaaaaaggtaaaattcgtgtacatggcaaatttctcaacggttttagcatgaatttttttttttttttggtccattcaagaatgaccccgcacacatttcacacatggtattgaggtttttagaccctcctttcattggtgtacatttgattttatactccaaatgtccttcgacttggctgtcacacatcatgtttttgaaaatgaatgttataaagtgttatgaacttcatttttttttggaaaaattgacacattctcattatcatagaacatgaaggtctcttattgtgcaaattgcaattgcaataagtctataggaagctcacaattcacatttgaaaactgtcacacactttttgcgcaaattttcgagcaattttcaattatttttggtagcttcccaatccaacatttttttctggtgagtggctgcactggttcactgttcccgttatttttgaaaactacattacagctcgttctgatcgtacttatctgtgaagttttgatatttcgcaaaatctgtgtccttcggcttggtgttttcatttacgccaatgaacccgccaataccaataattgagcacgggaagttattctacatgataagtacacatttattacgtgttaaaaatcgaataatgtccagtaggtaaggctagaaacgaaaaaacgttgagattgtccttcggcttgtccagcgcccatttgtccttcgacttggccaaatttcagacatctgtacttttatcgcgctagtcggcatattacacgataatacaagcaaaattttacattttctccctccccacacttcacctctacccctaccaaaaaaataagtccagattcgaactctgcggcctgaaaaacataaatcgacatattacacgataatataagcaaaatttgacattttccccctccccacgcctcaccctccacctctacaaaaaaaataactccagattcgaattctacgaccttgaaaacatgtcaatcgacatattacacatcgatgagggtcgaattctaattatcgccgttttaggggggccggggtccacagtgggggggattgaattgagacCAACACTAgtaaagggatctgggacacatatacaaatgattcccacttgaaattttccaaaaaaatgattttcgtttttcaaaattattgcatatcaaaatcgaccctttttctgagaattacccagctGCATGTTACTAAAATGGTTTTAATACCACCATTATTCGATCCAAGCCTGAGAAATTTGACCAAGTGAAGCATTTTTAAATGCtctttcagatttaaaaaaaaaatcaaattctacgacaaaatacattttaatgaTTCTACCATGTGTTTCTTGACGATGTAATACGTTATTTATTATCGTATTATTGCAGCAGTTTCTGATACACCAACGCCAGGCGCTAGCTGATAAGCACTGTGTGTAGGTACTttgtttccactttccaagTAGGTATACCATTATGTATAATCAGATTAGTCATTAGTTTGCAATTATTCCCTAATTAACAATCGCGAGCAGCTCTAAAACTTTTATCgggtttttaaaatgttttaaattttagaaaaatttgcattaaaaaatatagaatgaAATAATTCATCGTCTAAATGAACTCGAACTCAAATTTGCATCTTTGTGAGCCTCATCTTGATCAATTCACGACTGACAGATGGAGTGGAATGTCAGAATTTTTTATCGccttttctcatattttctgtgaatttaaaaaaatctgttttctgACCGGATGGCCAGATCCGTCCAATGATGCTATGAGTCGATTAAGTATCCAGCACACACTCTTTGACTAAAATTTGAGCACTAGAAGTAGAAGTTCATTAGGAGAGGTGGTTcaactggtttttcaaattttcccattCATGTACAAAGCAACCAGATGggtaaaaaattcagtttctgaTGAAAAGTGAATGATAATTCAAGATCTGGCCGACGGTAGAATTAGTGCATTAAGTATCAAGCATAGACTcttgggccaaaatttcagctgctcaagttcatatTATGGTGCTGGGTAGAAActgccatttttcaaattcagacatAATAGTCCCAGAGCTATACCCACTGTGATTGccccgaaataactgaaagctgggactggtctcaaaagttagtatacatacccctatttgaAAAGCAATTggtctgccaatccgcagctgctgctttaaagctcagcaaaagctcaaaagttcacaatttttctgaacttttggccaagaaaactaaaactgatggctcaaattggtgtcaaattatagaatttttcgcgctgaatccaaatatgtGGGTCTACCGaccctaaagtgctgccaaagccccgccagactggttcaaaggggggccaaatttcgaaaatttcatctttttgggctaaatttgcataaaaagctataagattggtttaaaaatgattttcgaaatgCTCTAAGAGTAAGATGATTTTCAGGCGCCAAAAGCCAAAAATCTTGCTAGGTACTTATAGCTTATCTCTCGAGTGAATGTAGCAGGGGAACAACGGTGTGTATTTCCTtccaaaatttcaccgaatgcGCAATTGCCAAGGTcaacttctgaaaattattgCCGCACATTCGCGATAACTACACGTTGATTGCATTCATATGGTTCCCGTCAGGCGTCATTTAATCGCCTCTCGTCTCTCGAATGTACTACTCACTATactatgtaaatttttgaaacacataGAACAAGAACACTGCGGTGTATCCGGTTGTATTTCAGTTGCAGTATCGTTCAAGTTTGATTTGAATCGTTATTTAAAATCTAAGATTGGCGTTCTCGGTGTTGTCTAAAAATGTGGGATTGTGTCCTCAAAAGGTTTGCTGCAATAGCAATACTTTTAAATAAGGTAAATTTCATTAGTATCTAGGtatctttcttcttcttcttcttctttttttttttttttgaacgagaCTTGATGTATTGTGTgtacttatttcatttaaattagACGAGTTATCTATAGCCCTcaacaatcaaaaaatgtcatcgaTTAATAAGTTTCCTTGCTGTAATATGGCATGTCATTGAGGTATGAGGTATCCACAAGGGATGCGTAAAGGTTGTATCAATAATTTCTCATGTTGGGCATAttgtctatttttttattttaaggggcaaaaaTTTTAGACACACGCATATTATGTATTGTACCAGTTGTTACCTTATCACTCATTCCTGCGGAGCGAACGCAGGAAGAAACGAATTTCTCCAGttagatttattttcaactcagtaaatttctgaaaacgttTTATTTGTCATCAGACAACGGATGTTCTCATGTGTATGCTCTGGGATGTCGTATGGAGTGACAAAGTAATATTCGGATTTCTTGTTATTATTGCAGCCCTACCAATTAAATGCGCAATTCATGGAGTTTATGAGGTAAGTCCGTCAGCAATTATCattatctattttattttttgataacataAATATGTGTACCTATCTACCTGCCTGCATTCACCCTTTACTAACGactttgaaatttgtaaattgtggTGTTTACTTTTACAGAAGAAATCAGCACTAATGAAATATCATTTGCTTGTACAAGGTGTTTTTCTGGTCATGATGTTTATATTTTCCATATCATCATTGAGTAGTCAAAGTCAGAAAGATTATCTTAGGAAAGTTTTCACTGATGCAGTTAATGATGGTAAAGACAGAAAAGTGGAATTAACAGATAATCAAATCTTTCTTTACACATTGATCATGATCGGAATTATTGTTGGTAAAGATTTGTACTACtagttgtatgtacatattttataaagTAAGAGATTCGCCCCATAAGTCTATTCGCGCAAGTATGTATTGATACTCCAAGAAAGGGTTTTAAGGCTTTGAATCAATCCCTGATGTTGGGTACCCAAAATACCTTCATACTTACGATtctgataagtaggtattattttttccaaaaaatgaaaacgcgtTCTCTTGAAGCAAAATTCGAAATAAGTACTTGAAATCTTTGCGCTTGTTTGCAAAATGCATAATTGATTTATgtatattcaattttcaggtcTCTCATCACTATGTTTCGTTATCACATTGAAGTATTACCTGAAGATTAAAGGAGAAATAATTGTGGAGTCTCAGTCTGTGGATGAGACTGTACCATACGAGCGACTTGAAGTAGACCACAGCTGTACTGTAATTCCAATGGACACTCCTGAACATCCGCGTAAGGCTAATCCTATGAACGCTATTCCATTACCTTGGCCAAAACCTCAAGAAAAATAAAGGAGAAGAAACAACacagaaaattctgaaaaatttgtgaacaCTCGTAACAGATTTGAGAAATGAGCAAAGTtcaggaattttgaatttcatgtgTAGGATTTCAAacgtattttttgatcaattgatttccaaaattatcGATTTACCTTCGATTATCAACGTCTTTCTGATTGAAGCGATGCGAATAGAAAATTTACAGCTACGATGCGATTAACAAGAGGACACCTCGTGACTATTCAGTCACTGaattaattgtgaatttatactaattttttaatcatcagAGTGAAAGAGTCATAAGTATTGGGcatggtttcaaaaaatttcagctgctacagcaaaaaatattgagaattcTGTAAGAATAAAATGGTTTCATGCTCctgaaaataattccaaaatacatttgaaaattttgttttttggagcTTGATATGGTCAAACTCATCATGTTTAGGGATGATATGGTTAAGATAGCCATTACTAGGATAGACGTTCTCGATATGAATGATTGCTCTAAAAGTGGGTACATGAGAAACTACCTAAGGGGGGAGAATTGATCCAAAGTCTGATTATGCCGTTAGACAAAGGTTCctatcctattttcaaccatACAACTAAATGTTAgaataatattgaaatgaacACCTATCATTATTATTCCGATGATAAACTTTATTGGGTCTAAAGACATCGATTCCTTTATAATTAAATGAGTTTAATTATTCTATCCTCGATCTTCTCGCCAACATGAGAAACTATGATCATTGCCATAAGTTCCTTGCCGATCATGTGGTCCATTAACATTACACTAATATCTTCATAGGAAGCTATTAATGAGCAAATAGGTATTAAATAATATACCTATCTTCTGGCCAAGATCTCTGCCTTAGACCCGAGGATGCTGATAATAtcatttaattattaattactaATATCTAGTcagtggagacaccaccatgtaagtacctacttacctaacacTGCTGACCATCTCACCACCTCTTTCCcgtagcctaccccaataatagtggctgtcggtggctGCTTTACTTCGAAGAGACTCACGTAACACACGCTCTACCTATTAATGCCCGGAATCATTAAAGGTAGCCGCAAAGGGTAATTTATATAATCGCGATAGATAATAATTACAATTACGTTGATTACTCTACCGGCGATTGAGTttaatattaataaattaacCATGCTCGAAATGGTATAGCCATAACATCAGTGGCATCTCTCGTCGAGAGCCTATACATATTCGACACTATGTATACACAATTCCACTTGTAACCGTACGCTGCAGACGATGGAAAGCAAGTGAGGATCGTGGCAAGATCCCTGTAGCAGGCGGCCACGAGCCAGAAGATCTCAGCTCACCCCTTTGTACATAAAAAGGTAGTTTTATGTCCAAAGGCGGCTGCATTGTCTGAGTTTATTACCATACCAGGTGTATCGTACACATAATGAGTTATGTGTACATAGTTCCCACGTTACGACGATTCCCCTAGCTAGGTAATCTATCGGAGAATGACCACCATGAAGGTGAAGGCATACTGCACTATATCAAGCTCTCTTCCAAACTTCAAagctcatttgaaaatttttaattttttgctcccACAAATTCGGaaatacatttgaaaattttgtactttggaGCTTCCGTGATCTCCAaacttatttcgaaaatttcatacaTTCGAGCTCCTCCAAACTTTGaaactgatttgaaaattttgtactttggaCCTCCTGCGAACTCCAATGGATTtcctaaaaattatgaaatttgtttGATAATTTCGTAGGTAATTATTTGAGGTCTAGTGAACtccaaaatttatataaaactTGTGTGGTTTGGAGCTCCTACAAactcttgacatttttttggaaattttgagcttgGTCTCCTACAAAttccgaaattcattttgataatttcat
This region of Planococcus citri chromosome 5, ihPlaCitr1.1, whole genome shotgun sequence genomic DNA includes:
- the LOC135847835 gene encoding uncharacterized protein LOC135847835 isoform X2, which encodes MWDCVLKRFAAIAILLNKTTDVLMCMLWDVVWSDKVIFGFLVIIAALPIKCAIHGVYEKKSALMKYHLLVQGVFLVMMFIFSISSLSSQSQKDYLRKVFTDAVNDGLSSLCFVITLKYYLKIKGEIIVESQSVDETVPYERLEVDHSCTVIPMDTPEHPRKANPMNAIPLPWPKPQEK
- the LOC135847835 gene encoding uncharacterized protein LOC135847835 isoform X1, which codes for MWDCVLKRFAAIAILLNKTTDVLMCMLWDVVWSDKVIFGFLVIIAALPIKCAIHGVYEKKSALMKYHLLVQGVFLVMMFIFSISSLSSQSQKDYLRKVFTDAVNDGKDRKVELTDNQIFLYTLIMIGIIVGLSSLCFVITLKYYLKIKGEIIVESQSVDETVPYERLEVDHSCTVIPMDTPEHPRKANPMNAIPLPWPKPQEK